DNA from Carassius carassius chromosome 25, fCarCar2.1, whole genome shotgun sequence:
tttttatgtacttcacagaagtatacttaaaatgacatttaagtatacttgacttatacctacaaaaagattaaatatatttgagctatactcctagaatctgtgttgtcattattatacagtagagggcgctagtacacatcttcagcacagaatttccaaaaaaacacaagtgaagaagaaaaaagaaacaccagatactaacacatgtaatctaacacgatcatctgacatgaaacagcatcaaaactgtaacgttatggaataaaatgtcgaccgTTGAAGTAATAATTACAGTAAAGCTTTGGGTTGTTGATCGACTctatgttttgattatcattctgaatccaattcattgtcttttttcagcttttggttcaaaatgttatttctttcctttttttatgaaacttacccacattaaagtgttttaaacaaaaagaatgcatgaacctagaataaaatgtttttgtttacaagcagataccctgttctttctttggatgttttgtatgttcagatattcatgtaacaaaatatatacaaattcaaacctagATAGGGACAtggtagtatacttaaagtatgatgtaaagttcacttaaagaaaacttatgagtatactagcagtataaaactactagactagtagtttactgagactatacttcaaagtgtacaaagtatttaattagttaaCAGTATACATATaggttcacttttagtataattgcagtacaaactacaaacatagaggtaaactagttgtgtactcaaagtttgctactgtttaACTAAAaggatacttaaaagtatacttttatatactaaaagcgggccaatttagtcccaaggagtattaaAGCAGtgcacttacaagtatactactagaacactgatatttataTAGTTGCTACATGAagcatacttaaaaatatactttaactTTACTTAGTATACTACTTTTTCGTAAGGTATGTTATATATTCAAGTCATCCAATTAATTTTCTTTCACAATACTGAATACTAAATATTTGGCTATAGCATACCAAACACAAAGGTTTTAGTCTtcacctagaaaaaaaaaacagataactaACAAATAACTATTTTCCAGAAATCACACAAAGGCTCCATCCTGCCCTTTATTTCTAGGACAAGTCTATGGCTGCAGGTGAGGGAGGGTCTTCTAAAGGCGCCAGCCAATCAGCGAGCGACATTTTCTCCCCCAGGCCAATCAGAGTGACGCCTCGCCCCTACTTGAACGCAAATACTTCACACAGAAAAAAATCCATCAAAGTTTACCTATAGGTCTCTACgcaaacaataaaaacatgaaaagtaGATTTAACACGTTACACAGGTTtcaatctatatttatttattcctaaaTCACTCGTTGAAAGCTTCGGGAAGGTCTGTCCGGGCGTGCTCAGGTGTTTCCTACCTGCTCCTTCAGCCCTGGAGAAATAACCCGAGAGAGGAAAGTGGATTTACCTGTAGCCCGGGTTCTGGCATCTCTCACTCGCGCTCGGGCTTCTCTCACCTGCACCGACTTGAAAGTCCAGTTTCACGAGGAGGAATTAACGCGGGGGAAGAGGAATATGTCACAGGAGACAGACAGGTAAGAGTCAGGACTGCGACACAATCCTCCGTGACCTCAACACAAGTCCCGGAGCCTCACCGAGTGCCATTCTGCATGTGTACTTTCAGAAAAATTTAATATTCTCTCTGAActcttaaaacattatttttatagtCGCATTAGTTTCGTTATCTGCGTATAATTCTATACAGGTTTTGTttggtttattgtttttattgataAATACCAACGCAtgaggaaagttttttttttctcggtcAAAACGCCATTTTTCACGAAGGAAACACCTTGGATTTAATCTACCTGAAATTCATTCCCATTTATTTATTccctacattattattatttatttattattatttttttactaaaaataaatattttcaacatttatttaccCTCTTTATTTTTGCTGTGTTATTTAATTACcctctttattattttattttgttgctgtGTTATTTcgttattgtttgtattttttttagcaggCTATGGATCGTTGACGATCATGTAGAAGTGTCAATATTACGTTGTTTTAGTTTTAACGCACATTTTGTGTCTTATGTGAAGTTTCTTgattgttttgattgttttattcAACGCAGTGTTCAGATCTGTTGTGTCCTTCATCGTAACAGCCGGTTTATTTCTGTTTGTGGTGATTAAACACATGATATGATTTCAGAACTAAGGAAACTATTCACTGTAATGTCATCCCATatgatgattttttattttattttattattattaatttgttttgtatGCACACAATGATGAAGATGACCCACTTTACTTCTATTCTACCCATTTTCCACTTGTAAGAGCCCACTGAAGTACATATAGCAGACTATATTTACAgaacaaaattttaagtaattaattcCTTACCCACTATAGGGTAAAGAAATCGTGACAGTTTTCTTTATAACTGAACAATAACAGACAAATTAGAATCCACAAAAACAGAATCCAAGTCAAAAGAGATACATCTGagtttcattatttaattatgtgttgtatatacatgtttttaataaaaaaaaaattcataaaaacaataaattatgaatctgctcaattataaaataataataataataataaaaacatcagcAACAGTGTGTCACTGGAATCTTTCTGCCCCAATTCTGATGAGGGCATCTTGGGtcagtttttaacttttaaaataaaacaagattgGTTACCAAACACATGTCCATAAATCCTTGTAAACAAATAGACATTAGACAAGAAACatcttatatgaaaaaaaaacactcagaacataattttaataattttattgtagAATTTTATGGTATATTTCTTTTTAGGCGTGGCCCAAAAAACATTTTGAGACCACTTTATGTTGCTGAATGTCTTGTCCATGATACTGAAGAATAAAATCAGCATGATATGgatttaatataatatgatatccAATAGGGAGACTAGGGCCAGCAGTGGTGCTTCCTCATGTCATATGCCACTACATTGTAGCTGTAGCTGTCTGTCAGGCTGTAAAATGCAGAAGGACTTCTGGCAATGTCTGCTGTCAGTGTTTGGTTGGTCATCAATACACTATACATCACACTCACAAAAGGTGCAGTGTGCAGGTTTGTTTTCATCAGTATGCAAAACAGAGCTTTTACATGAAGCTTTATCAGCTGGATCATTTATGCCTGTGTTTCTGTTTGCTAGTTTGCTGATGTActgttgtgtgcatgtgtgtgtcccAGTAAGAGGCTAGTTGTAGTGGTGCCCAATGAGCCGTCCTTCCACCCACGCCGGGCCTACACCAGTGAGGATGAGGCCTGGAGGTCTTACCTGGAGAATCCTCTTACTGCGGCCACCAAAGCCATGATGAGCATCAATGGAGACGAAGACAGTGCTGCCGCCCTGGGGCTCCTCTATGAGTACTACAAGGTCAGGGCCATCAGCCGAGTCTCCAGCTTTCTTCACATgaatcatattttcattttcacgtCATCATTCATTCACAATCATGGTGTTTGAAACCTTTCtgtcttcagtggaacacaaaaagagaaattcagcagaatgttcaagctgctctttttttccatacaatggaagCGGTTGGTAACTGGGCCTAAAGtgaaaatatgataaataaaatataatataggtGCAAAAACTTATAGACTTATGCATGATAGCATAAACCTGTGGACTGTAGTTCAGTTCATACAACAGCTTTGTTCATCcttataaagatttatttttgattaggatgCAAGTTTTTGATAATAATAGTTTTCagtgcatttatgtatttttggtATTTTGGGTAAAATTAATGTGGGAATGTAGAGTATTAACACTTATACTCTCCATAATTTTTCATCAACAATTTCTTTACTAATGAACAAAGACATAAATATGTCATTACCAGTGCAACTTTATAGCTTGAGTCTCATAAGCCAAAACATACCATCACAGTAAGGATATAATGAAATGATGCTTCTTTATTGACCTGAAATGGAAGTTACCCAGCGGAAGACTATCAGGAAGTTTTCAATTGATCTGTGTGGAGTGATAAATCTCCATTCAAGCAATTATAGTGAAACAGTGTCTAGGATATTATCAGCGCTGCTGTTTATTGATGTTTTATCCACTGCAGGTGCCCAAAGATAAGAGAGTTTTGCCCATCAGCAAAGTGGTTGGAATTTCAGAGGAACCAGAAAAGAGGTCAGCGAAATGTATAGTGTTGGTGAATATGGAGttgaataaatagaaaaataaaaagaaattgacTTATTTCAGCTTTTCATCTTTTATGCTCTCATACTCTCTCAGAAACACTCCAGAGGGAAACAGCAGTCAGATGGAGCCGGAGACAGTGGATAATCACGTCCAGGTCCTGAAATCAGTGCCTGTTAATCTGTCACTGACCACGGATCACCAGGACAGTAAACGGGAGCAGTACAGCGTATCTGCGGGAGAGAGCGGGAACGCTGCGCTGGTGAAGGCTGAGGTGTACACTCCTGTGTTCATGGCTTCGGGCGTTCACTACAGGACAGAAGGAGAGGAACCGATGCGGGTCATCTGTGAGCAGACCCACTCGTTCGACACCTCGACTGTATGTCACAGTGGATACGGGAAAGATGACCATCGCAGCAGTCCAGATAGCACCTATGAGGAAGACAGCAATGAAGTGAGAGCAGATTCATATTTAAAGAGTTTAGATGCAAAAGCCTTctgaaaattatatttgttaattCATTTCACCTTAACGTCATAGAAAAGGACCTATACATTGCCTTTTAAGTAAAATAACTGAACCTAAACATTGGAGCCTGTTAAAAACGCTAACTTTAGAATAAAGTTTAAGATGGCAcatagaggcttttgcatctgaaatcTTCATTTGGTGTTTTTTGAAACATTTGCTATAAAACATGGATTTAATACAGCAGATTAATGGCCAAttgcttcttttcttttttagatgcaGAAGTACCGCCCATCATCGCTTGGAGCTGAAGACTTCATATTTGAACAGTCAGAAATGTTGTAAGTGTTGTTTGTTGCAACCAAGTGAGTTAAATGGAAATGATGTACATCATTAGACTTGTAATATTATGACGAATCAGCTCTCACACCTGAAAACATGATGTTCAATAGAGACACCTTCCAGTACACACTCGAGGCCAGCAGGTCGTTGCGGCAGAAGCAGGGTGAAGGGCCTATGACCTACCTGAACAAAGGCCAGTTCTATGCTATTACACTGAATGAGACAAGTGCCAACAAACGCCTCCGACATCCCATCAGCAAAGTGAGGGTGAGTGTGTAGGCCTGCCTCTTTCTGTCAAACCAGATAACTGAAGAACTTGACATGATAAGAATTTTGTCAATGTCTCACATTGATTAATTAACtggaatatttaattaatttctgtttaacattttaattgattgacagctctaAATTAAATAgttcgaaaaaaaaaagaaattaatacttttaacacattcagttgatcaaaaaggacagaaaatatttatttcacatacatgctgttcttttgaatttcctattcattaaagaatactgaaaataaaGATAACCTCTTccaaaattattataattctttTTAGAAAACGCAACCATTTTCACCTGTaatgactgaagactggagtaatggctgctggaaatttcATCATATGAATTACcttttaatatatacagtattaaaagagaaaatgtatttacaaaataattttttaattgtaacaatatttcacaattactgtatttatgatcaaatatatgTAGCTATGGCAAGAACATGAGACTACTTTCATAAAAAAATCGTAGCAATCCCAAACTTTTAAGCTGTAATGTGTGTCTATTTTATCCATTCTTATTATGGTAATAGTTTAAGAAAATGCTTGTCCACTCTTGATTGTTTGGAATGAGCATTAAGCAATGAGTGGATTGTGATAACCTCTGTtaatctcttttattttattttctctatcAGAGTGTCATCATGGTTGTATTCAGTGAAGATAAGAACCGCGATGAGCAGCTCAAGTACTGGAAGTATTGGCACTCTCGCCAGCACACAGCAAAGCAGAGGGTTCTGGACATCGGTGAGGCTTCCTCTCCATTATTGAGATCAGTGTTTAAGCTTGATCTTGGATTAGGCATTTCCAATTTACCCCAGTTTATTTAGCCCAGGGGTGTCTAATCCTGCATAGGAATCACTAGAAAAGAATTGGCAGATGTGTTAGAGCAGGATTGGAAATGAAATCTGCAGAAAGGTAGCCCTCCAGAAAGGGATGGCTATCCGTGATTTAACAGATACTCTATACTAGTGGTACTCAACCCTGGTCCTGGATAGTCCCCAACAGCACAAATGCTATCTGTTTATCTAAAACACACATTTCAGGTGTCTGTGAGAATCACATTTGGATTATTAGGGTTATTTGGGGAATATTTCAGGTCCAGGGCTGGGAACCActactgtatataattatatgaaCGCAGACATGCATGCTTTGGCTATTGCACTGCAAGAGCACAATCTAATTTGATATAATGTGTAGTGTTATTTTGGTATACAGCATACTCAATGGGGCAATAGATTTACCCTAAAATGTCTGTGCCATTAAACCAAGTGTGTCCAATCTTGCTCCTAGCGGGCCgttgtcctgcaaagtttagcttcaACCTGTTCTAACGCTCTTGCCTGGACGTTTCTAATGATCTTTGAGACCTTGATTGGCTATTTTGGGTGTGTTtaattggagctaaactctgcaggacactggcc
Protein-coding regions in this window:
- the LOC132104484 gene encoding grainyhead-like protein 2 homolog, producing MSQETDSKRLVVVVPNEPSFHPRRAYTSEDEAWRSYLENPLTAATKAMMSINGDEDSAAALGLLYEYYKVPKDKRVLPISKVVGISEEPEKRNTPEGNSSQMEPETVDNHVQVLKSVPVNLSLTTDHQDSKREQYSVSAGESGNAALVKAEVYTPVFMASGVHYRTEGEEPMRVICEQTHSFDTSTVCHSGYGKDDHRSSPDSTYEEDSNEMQKYRPSSLGAEDFIFEQSEMLDTFQYTLEASRSLRQKQGEGPMTYLNKGQFYAITLNETSANKRLRHPISKVRSVIMVVFSEDKNRDEQLKYWKYWHSRQHTAKQRVLDIADYKESFNTIGNIEEIAYNAVSFTWDVNEEAKIFITVNCLSTDFSSQKGVKGLPLMIQIDTYSYNNRSNKPLHRAYCQIKVFCDKGAERKIRDEERKQNRKKTKGKDAGVGAVSGPKKCDATFFKTMTDLDAQPVLFIPDVHFGNLQRAGQVFAFNTEEIEREGSVLVKRMFRPSEEDFCPAPHKQLREETQKRVLLYVRKESDEVFDALMLRSPTLRGLMDAISEKYGVPIDRMAKIYKKSKKGILVNMDDNIIEHYSNEDTFILSIESYADAYKITLTEI